Proteins encoded in a region of the Mycolicibacterium duvalii genome:
- a CDS encoding GntR family transcriptional regulator, with protein MTTAAGDHRYLQVARALRKEIVDGVYPVGSQLPTEHELCERFAVSRYTVREALRRLRDDNLVASRPRAGTLVVPRPSTNSYAQDVMSIDDLLAFAQGARFAIETNATVTVDDELADRTGLTVGSEWLAVTGYRRADDATAPICRTEYYINRSFAGVGRLLHRHSGPIFPLIEDMFGVSVVEVHQQISAVVLTTDLALVLDAEPGAAALQMRRTYTTSDGEIAQVTVNTHPSSRFRHSMTMRRVRDSG; from the coding sequence ATGACCACCGCCGCAGGTGATCACCGCTACCTGCAGGTGGCGCGCGCGCTGCGCAAGGAGATCGTGGACGGGGTGTATCCGGTGGGTTCGCAACTGCCCACCGAACACGAGCTGTGCGAACGTTTCGCGGTCAGTCGCTACACCGTCCGCGAAGCGCTGCGGCGGCTGCGCGACGACAACCTGGTGGCCTCCCGACCGCGAGCCGGCACCCTGGTGGTCCCCCGCCCGAGCACCAACTCCTACGCCCAGGACGTCATGTCGATCGACGATCTGTTGGCGTTCGCGCAGGGCGCTCGATTCGCCATCGAGACCAACGCGACCGTGACCGTCGACGACGAGCTGGCCGACCGCACCGGGCTGACCGTCGGCTCGGAATGGCTTGCCGTGACCGGGTATCGGCGTGCCGACGACGCCACGGCACCGATCTGCCGGACCGAGTACTACATCAACCGCAGCTTCGCCGGAGTCGGCCGGTTGCTGCACCGCCACAGCGGTCCCATCTTCCCGCTCATCGAGGACATGTTCGGCGTGAGCGTGGTCGAGGTGCACCAGCAGATCTCCGCGGTGGTGTTGACCACCGACCTCGCCCTCGTCCTGGATGCCGAACCGGGCGCCGCGGCGCTGCAGATGCGCCGCACGTACACCACCTCCGATGGTGAGATCGCCCAGGTGACCGTCAACACGCATCCATCGTCGCGGTTCCGACACTCGATGACCATGCGCCGGGTGCGTGATTCCGGGTGA
- a CDS encoding SDR family NAD(P)-dependent oxidoreductase, producing the protein MTGLSVALDGRVVVVSGAGGGGIGTTVTRKAAEAGATVVAVSRSRENLETHVAPLADRGLSVIPVSADASTDDGIATVLDAVRGTDGALYGLVNIAGGAAPATWMPATRVSRQDWRDLFTANLETAFFMSQAVAAEIRAGGGPGSIVSISSISGMNTAPYHIAYGTAKAAVVAMTRTMAVELAGDGIRVNAVAPGVTETAASATYVDEDPERDRTAIAMGRRGTPDEQANAILFLLSDLSSYITGQTLLVDGGLNLKWTHLGADNTSLFLKDESFRETMRRI; encoded by the coding sequence GTGACCGGGCTGTCGGTCGCGCTGGACGGCCGGGTCGTCGTCGTCTCCGGGGCCGGCGGGGGCGGGATCGGCACCACCGTGACGCGGAAGGCCGCCGAGGCCGGCGCCACCGTCGTCGCAGTCAGTCGGTCGCGGGAGAACCTCGAGACCCACGTGGCGCCGTTGGCCGATCGCGGGCTCTCCGTGATCCCGGTGTCGGCGGACGCCTCCACCGACGACGGCATCGCCACGGTGCTCGACGCCGTCCGCGGCACCGACGGTGCGCTCTACGGTTTGGTCAACATCGCCGGCGGCGCCGCGCCCGCGACCTGGATGCCGGCCACCCGGGTCAGCCGCCAGGACTGGCGCGACCTGTTCACCGCCAACCTCGAAACCGCGTTCTTCATGAGTCAGGCGGTTGCCGCCGAGATCCGCGCCGGCGGCGGGCCCGGCTCGATCGTGTCGATCTCGTCGATCAGCGGGATGAACACCGCGCCGTACCACATCGCCTATGGCACCGCGAAAGCCGCCGTCGTGGCGATGACGCGCACCATGGCGGTGGAGCTGGCCGGTGACGGGATCCGGGTCAACGCGGTCGCCCCCGGTGTCACCGAGACCGCGGCGTCGGCGACCTACGTCGACGAGGATCCCGAACGCGACCGCACCGCGATCGCGATGGGCCGCCGCGGCACACCCGACGAGCAAGCCAACGCGATCCTGTTCCTGTTGTCCGATCTGTCCAGCTACATCACCGGCCAGACCCTGCTGGTCGACGGCGGGCTCAACCTGAAATGGACCCATCTCGGGGCCGACAACACGTCGCTGTTCCTGAAAGACGAGTCATTCCGAGAAACCATGAGGAGGATCTGA
- a CDS encoding SDR family NAD(P)-dependent oxidoreductase: MADLRFDGRVAVVTGGGRGLGRAYALLLAAHGAKVVVNDPGGALDGAGADEGPAHDVVREITAFGGEAVASTDSVTTPAGGQAIIGAALERYGRIDVLVHNAGIVRRAPLRDMSYDDFEAVLDVHLRGAFHVVRPAFGPMCDAGYGRIVLTSSIGGLYGNHDVANYAVAKAGVIGLSNVAAMEGAAHNVTSNVIVPAAVTRMAAGIDTSAYPPMGADLVAPVVGYLAHESCAATGEMFIALAGRVATAIVTESPGVYRPSWTMTDVAQHLAAIRDRTEPVTFPVVPDGHNDHIRYSFAMAAAHA; this comes from the coding sequence GTGGCTGACCTCAGGTTCGACGGTCGGGTAGCGGTCGTCACCGGCGGCGGCCGCGGTCTGGGCCGTGCATACGCGCTGCTGCTGGCCGCGCACGGGGCGAAGGTGGTGGTCAACGACCCGGGTGGGGCGCTGGACGGTGCCGGTGCCGACGAGGGGCCCGCGCACGACGTGGTGCGCGAGATCACGGCGTTCGGAGGCGAAGCCGTCGCCAGCACCGACTCGGTCACCACTCCGGCAGGCGGGCAGGCGATCATCGGCGCGGCGCTCGAGCGTTACGGCCGCATCGACGTGCTGGTGCACAACGCCGGCATCGTGCGGCGCGCACCGCTGAGGGACATGTCCTACGACGATTTCGAGGCCGTGCTCGACGTGCACCTGCGGGGCGCGTTTCACGTCGTGCGTCCGGCGTTCGGCCCGATGTGTGACGCCGGGTACGGCCGCATCGTGTTGACCTCGTCGATCGGTGGGCTCTACGGCAACCACGACGTCGCCAACTACGCGGTCGCCAAGGCAGGCGTCATCGGGTTGAGCAACGTCGCCGCCATGGAAGGCGCGGCGCACAACGTGACCAGCAACGTGATCGTGCCGGCCGCGGTGACGCGGATGGCCGCGGGCATCGACACCTCGGCCTACCCGCCGATGGGCGCGGATCTGGTGGCGCCGGTCGTCGGCTACCTCGCGCACGAAAGCTGCGCTGCGACAGGGGAGATGTTCATCGCGCTGGCGGGACGCGTGGCCACCGCCATTGTCACCGAATCGCCCGGCGTGTACCGGCCGTCCTGGACGATGACCGATGTCGCGCAACACCTCGCCGCGATCCGCGATCGCACCGAACCGGTGACGTTCCCGGTGGTGCCGGACGGACACAACGACCACATCCGGTACAGCTTCGCGATGGCGGCCGCGCATGCCTGA
- a CDS encoding flavin-containing monooxygenase, which produces MTTTDNPCGPTDTPQDVDIDALREKYAQERAKRLRPEGGSQYLELEGEFAEFYEVDPYTTVAERDPIAEDVEVVILGGGFAGLLAGAYLTKAGVTGIRVIEMAGDFGGVWYWNRFPGIQCDNDAYCYIPLLEELDFMPSKKFADGAEIFEHCRNIGKQFGLYDGALFSTQVRELHWDDALQRWRISTDRGDDIRARFVVMAQGSYNRPKLPGIPGIKDYRAAGGHVFHSARWDYDYTGGSADGGLDKLADKRVALVGTGATGIQLVPHLGRDSRHLFVFQRTPSSVDERVNTPTDADWAASLQPGWQEERKRNFHNWSPFVGVVFGEPDLVCDFWTELGRNLTARIGALEDPASVTIEQIMAFREEEDYKIMERLRRRVEAVVQDPATAEALKPYYRFMCKRPTSSEHYLATFNRPNVTLVDVSASKGVERLTEKGIVANGQEYEVDCVIFASGFEISTEISRRYAIDRIIGRDGLSLFDYWKDSYKTLHGMTSRGFPNQFFMGFIQGGVSANTTAMFEQQAKHIAYLIAEAQSRGVTTVEPTQKGQDNWVATVRELAIDNSAFELSCTPGYYNNEGRGGAEGNGAFLGDFYSPGFYAFDELIAEWRDSGDLEGLELRG; this is translated from the coding sequence GTGACCACTACCGATAACCCCTGCGGGCCCACCGACACCCCGCAGGACGTCGACATCGACGCGCTGCGGGAGAAATACGCCCAGGAACGTGCCAAGCGGCTGCGGCCGGAGGGCGGCTCGCAATATCTGGAACTGGAAGGCGAGTTCGCCGAGTTCTACGAGGTCGACCCGTACACGACGGTCGCCGAGCGCGATCCGATCGCCGAGGACGTCGAGGTCGTGATCCTCGGCGGTGGCTTCGCCGGACTACTGGCCGGGGCATACCTGACGAAGGCCGGCGTCACCGGAATCCGGGTCATCGAGATGGCCGGCGACTTCGGCGGCGTGTGGTACTGGAACCGATTCCCCGGAATCCAATGCGACAACGACGCCTACTGCTACATCCCGCTGCTCGAAGAACTCGACTTCATGCCGAGCAAGAAGTTCGCCGACGGTGCCGAGATCTTCGAGCACTGCCGCAACATCGGAAAGCAGTTCGGTCTGTACGACGGAGCCCTCTTCTCCACTCAGGTCCGCGAACTGCACTGGGACGATGCGCTGCAGCGGTGGCGGATCAGCACCGATCGCGGTGACGACATCCGGGCCCGGTTCGTGGTGATGGCGCAGGGTTCCTACAACCGTCCCAAGCTCCCCGGCATCCCGGGCATCAAGGACTACCGGGCAGCCGGCGGCCACGTGTTCCACTCCGCGCGTTGGGACTACGACTACACCGGCGGTAGCGCCGACGGCGGTCTGGACAAGCTGGCAGACAAGCGGGTGGCGCTGGTGGGCACGGGCGCTACCGGCATCCAGCTGGTACCTCACCTCGGCCGGGATTCCCGGCACCTGTTCGTCTTCCAGCGCACGCCGTCCTCCGTCGACGAGCGGGTCAACACACCCACGGATGCGGATTGGGCCGCATCGCTGCAGCCGGGGTGGCAGGAGGAACGCAAACGCAACTTCCACAACTGGTCGCCGTTCGTCGGTGTGGTGTTCGGCGAGCCGGACCTGGTGTGCGACTTCTGGACCGAGCTCGGACGGAATCTGACCGCACGCATCGGCGCCCTCGAGGATCCCGCGTCGGTGACCATTGAACAGATCATGGCCTTCCGGGAAGAGGAAGACTACAAGATCATGGAGCGGCTGCGACGCCGCGTGGAAGCCGTCGTGCAGGATCCCGCCACCGCCGAGGCGCTGAAACCGTACTACCGCTTCATGTGCAAGCGCCCGACGTCCAGCGAGCACTACCTGGCCACGTTCAACCGGCCCAATGTGACGCTTGTCGACGTGTCGGCGTCCAAGGGGGTGGAGCGCCTGACCGAGAAGGGCATCGTCGCCAACGGCCAGGAATACGAGGTCGATTGCGTCATCTTCGCGAGCGGATTCGAGATCTCCACGGAGATCAGCCGCCGCTACGCGATCGACCGCATCATCGGCCGGGACGGGCTCTCGCTCTTCGACTACTGGAAAGACAGCTACAAGACGTTGCACGGCATGACCAGCCGCGGGTTCCCCAACCAGTTCTTCATGGGATTCATCCAGGGCGGGGTGTCGGCGAACACCACCGCGATGTTCGAACAGCAGGCCAAGCACATCGCCTACCTGATCGCCGAGGCGCAGAGTCGGGGCGTGACCACAGTCGAACCGACCCAGAAAGGCCAGGACAACTGGGTCGCGACCGTCCGTGAACTGGCCATCGACAACTCGGCGTTCGAATTGTCCTGCACACCGGGTTATTACAACAACGAGGGCCGCGGAGGTGCCGAGGGCAACGGCGCGTTCCTCGGCGACTTCTATTCCCCGGGTTTCTACGCGTTCGACGAACTGATCGCCGAGTGGCGGGACAGCGGCGACCTGGAGGGCTTGGAACTTCGTGGCTGA
- a CDS encoding CaiB/BaiF CoA transferase family protein codes for MPDTGPLAGVRVVDLTAMVMGPYCTQIMADMGAEVIKVEPPEGDNTRFISVGPAPGMSGVFVNVNRGKRSVVLDLRSDEGKAAMRALIEQADVFIHSMRAKAIAKLGLSYADVAALNPAIVYTNCYGYGRRGPERDRPAYDDTIQAECGLPAVQQKLTGEADYVGTIMADKVAGLTALYATTMALFHRERTGEGQEVEVAMFETMASFMLVEHANGAMFDPPLGPAVYPRTVAPNRRPYRTKDGYIAALIYNDKHWNAFVGAVQPSWASELYATLESRAHQIDTVYGLVAQTLTERTTEEWLALFRELEIPAAPLNTPDALFDDPHLKAVGLFETVDTPHGPVTFPGVPTWFSRTPGKVRGPAPELGADTATVLAELGLAAGETAGDDGLRPALIDNRTVGTQEVG; via the coding sequence ATGCCTGACACCGGACCGCTGGCGGGTGTGCGCGTCGTCGATCTCACCGCGATGGTGATGGGGCCCTACTGCACCCAGATCATGGCCGACATGGGCGCCGAGGTGATCAAGGTCGAGCCGCCCGAAGGGGACAACACGCGCTTCATCTCGGTGGGTCCGGCGCCGGGGATGAGCGGGGTCTTCGTCAACGTCAACCGCGGCAAGCGCAGCGTGGTGCTCGACCTGCGTTCCGACGAGGGCAAGGCCGCGATGCGGGCGCTGATCGAACAGGCCGACGTGTTCATCCATTCCATGCGCGCCAAGGCGATCGCCAAGCTGGGCCTGAGCTACGCCGATGTGGCTGCGCTGAACCCGGCCATCGTCTACACCAACTGTTACGGCTACGGCCGGCGCGGCCCGGAGCGCGACCGGCCCGCCTACGACGACACCATCCAGGCCGAGTGCGGGCTGCCTGCCGTCCAGCAGAAGCTCACCGGCGAAGCCGACTACGTCGGCACCATCATGGCCGACAAGGTCGCCGGGCTGACCGCGCTGTACGCCACCACGATGGCGCTGTTCCACCGTGAGCGCACCGGTGAGGGGCAGGAAGTCGAGGTCGCCATGTTCGAGACGATGGCTTCCTTCATGCTGGTCGAACATGCCAACGGCGCCATGTTCGACCCCCCGCTGGGTCCGGCGGTGTACCCGAGAACCGTGGCCCCGAACCGTCGCCCGTACCGCACGAAGGACGGTTACATCGCGGCGCTGATCTACAACGACAAGCACTGGAACGCCTTCGTCGGCGCGGTGCAGCCGTCCTGGGCCTCCGAGTTGTACGCCACGCTGGAGTCGCGGGCCCACCAGATCGACACGGTCTACGGGCTGGTCGCGCAGACGCTCACCGAGCGCACCACCGAGGAATGGCTGGCGCTGTTCCGCGAGCTGGAGATCCCGGCCGCGCCGCTGAACACCCCTGACGCGCTGTTCGACGATCCCCACCTCAAGGCGGTCGGGCTGTTCGAGACGGTGGACACCCCGCACGGCCCGGTCACCTTTCCCGGTGTGCCGACGTGGTTTTCGCGCACGCCGGGGAAGGTCCGCGGACCGGCGCCGGAGCTGGGTGCCGACACCGCCACGGTGCTCGCCGAACTGGGCCTGGCGGCCGGCGAGACCGCCGGTGATGACGGACTTCGGCCGGCGTTGATCGACAACCGTACTGTCGGCACCCAGGAGGTCGGATGA
- a CDS encoding AMP-binding protein, whose translation MTTTLADALREAVVRAPDRVLIRDDTVALTATALLDQATALAQALRSRMQVGSVVSFTVPNWHEAAVIYLGATLAGMVVNPILPSLRDHELAFILADSDSRAMFVPHTFGGHDYPAMLDRVTATMTTPPEVVVVRGEAGHHTAFTDLLDEPGAAELPVLNPADTRMIMYTSGTTGRPKGVLHSHESLHALIGQLGTYWRIEPGDTFLVPSPIAHIGGSIYAFECPLLLGTTAVLMPRWDPDAAVALMLEHRCTHMAGATPFLEGLLAAAERAGTRLPDLKVFICGGASVPPSLIRHATDFFAGAAVSRVYGSTEVPVTTVGALGDVDHAADTDGRAGIADIRLVDGEIRARGPQMLTGYLHSEDNLESFDEAGYFRTGDLGRWTDDGCLVVTGRAKDLIIRNGENISPKEIEDILVTHPQITEIAVVGVPDTRTGERACAAIVPAGQPGPDVADLKEFLLARGVAKFKIPEQVMLLEALPKNDAGKVLKHQITATLSKEI comes from the coding sequence GTGACCACCACCCTGGCCGACGCGCTGCGCGAGGCGGTCGTCCGTGCGCCCGACCGGGTCCTCATCCGCGACGACACCGTCGCGTTGACGGCCACGGCCCTACTGGACCAGGCAACAGCGCTGGCGCAGGCCCTCCGCAGTCGGATGCAGGTCGGCAGCGTGGTGTCCTTCACGGTCCCCAACTGGCACGAGGCGGCGGTGATCTACCTGGGCGCCACTCTGGCCGGAATGGTGGTCAACCCGATCCTGCCGTCCCTGCGTGACCATGAGCTCGCCTTCATCCTCGCCGACTCCGACAGCCGGGCGATGTTCGTCCCGCACACCTTCGGCGGCCACGACTACCCCGCCATGCTCGACCGCGTCACGGCCACGATGACGACCCCGCCCGAGGTGGTCGTGGTCCGCGGCGAAGCCGGTCACCACACCGCTTTCACCGACCTGCTCGATGAACCCGGCGCGGCCGAGCTGCCGGTCCTGAACCCGGCCGACACCCGGATGATCATGTACACCTCCGGCACCACCGGACGGCCGAAAGGGGTTCTGCACAGCCACGAGTCGTTGCATGCGCTGATCGGACAGCTCGGGACGTACTGGCGCATCGAACCCGGCGACACGTTCCTGGTGCCCTCCCCGATCGCGCACATCGGCGGGTCGATCTACGCGTTCGAGTGTCCGTTGCTGCTCGGCACCACGGCGGTGCTGATGCCGCGCTGGGATCCCGACGCAGCCGTCGCGCTCATGCTCGAACACCGCTGCACCCACATGGCCGGTGCCACCCCGTTTCTGGAGGGTCTGCTGGCGGCGGCCGAACGCGCCGGCACCCGCCTGCCCGACCTGAAGGTGTTCATCTGCGGAGGCGCCTCGGTGCCACCGTCGCTGATCCGGCACGCCACCGACTTCTTCGCCGGTGCCGCGGTCAGCAGGGTGTACGGCTCCACCGAGGTGCCGGTCACCACCGTCGGGGCGCTCGGCGACGTCGACCACGCCGCGGACACCGACGGCCGCGCGGGGATCGCCGACATCCGACTGGTCGACGGCGAGATCCGGGCCCGCGGCCCGCAGATGCTCACCGGTTACCTACATTCCGAGGACAATCTCGAATCCTTCGACGAGGCGGGCTATTTCCGCACCGGCGATCTGGGCCGCTGGACCGACGACGGCTGCCTGGTGGTCACCGGCCGCGCCAAGGACCTCATCATCCGCAACGGCGAGAACATCTCGCCCAAGGAGATCGAGGACATCCTGGTGACCCACCCCCAGATCACCGAGATCGCGGTGGTCGGGGTTCCCGATACCCGCACCGGTGAGCGCGCGTGCGCCGCCATCGTGCCGGCCGGGCAGCCCGGCCCGGACGTGGCCGACCTCAAGGAGTTCCTGCTCGCCCGCGGGGTCGCCAAATTCAAGATCCCCGAACAGGTGATGCTTCTCGAAGCCCTGCCCAAAAACGACGCCGGCAAGGTCCTCAAACACCAGATCACAGCGACCCTGAGCAAGGAGATCTGA
- a CDS encoding aromatic ring-hydroxylating oxygenase subunit alpha yields MTDLEARVDPPEELSEPMTIGVDAYISADYARAERDRLWRKVWQQVGRVEEFPEVGSYLTYDILDDSILVVRTGEQDFAAHHNVCMHRGRRLVDAPDGAKNARGRARKSFVCGFHGWTYGLDGACTHVREQDDWAGKLTPQNTHLAPVRVDTWGGWVFINMDPDCEPLADYLFPAAKILDPFGLENMRYKWRKWLYFDCNWKVALEAFNETYHVFTTHPEFNKFGEFKGWAKAQGKHSNIGYDAPKDMEATKSKIRLGTGDDPRVSTAEMQMYTWEQTNATTTETLVNAAKRLVDELPEGTPPDKVLEHWLSSARRDDEARGVIWPTIPADILGQAGTAWQIFPNLQVGQGLTTALCYSARPHPSYDPDKCIFEVATLELFPKGQEPQTEWEYTPKESPNWLSVLPQDFSNMAAVQQGMKSAGFPGTKPNPYRERSTVNLHYQLSKYMGTGEPREL; encoded by the coding sequence ATGACCGATCTCGAAGCGAGAGTCGATCCGCCAGAGGAGCTGTCGGAACCGATGACCATCGGGGTGGACGCCTACATCTCTGCGGACTACGCCCGCGCCGAACGAGACCGGTTGTGGCGCAAGGTCTGGCAGCAGGTCGGCCGGGTCGAGGAGTTCCCCGAAGTGGGCAGCTATCTGACCTACGACATCCTCGACGACTCGATCCTGGTGGTACGCACCGGCGAGCAGGACTTCGCGGCCCACCACAACGTCTGCATGCACCGCGGGCGCCGGCTCGTCGACGCCCCGGACGGGGCCAAGAATGCGCGGGGCCGGGCCCGCAAATCGTTCGTCTGCGGCTTCCACGGCTGGACCTACGGTCTCGACGGGGCGTGCACCCACGTCCGCGAGCAGGACGACTGGGCCGGCAAGCTCACGCCGCAGAACACCCACCTGGCGCCGGTCCGGGTGGACACCTGGGGCGGGTGGGTGTTCATCAACATGGATCCGGACTGCGAGCCATTGGCCGACTACCTGTTTCCGGCGGCCAAGATCCTCGATCCCTTCGGCCTGGAGAACATGCGCTACAAGTGGCGCAAGTGGCTGTACTTCGACTGCAATTGGAAAGTCGCGCTGGAGGCCTTCAACGAGACCTACCACGTGTTCACCACCCACCCCGAGTTCAACAAGTTCGGCGAGTTCAAGGGGTGGGCCAAGGCGCAGGGCAAGCACAGCAACATCGGCTATGACGCGCCGAAGGACATGGAGGCCACCAAGTCCAAGATCCGGCTGGGCACCGGCGACGACCCGCGTGTCTCCACGGCCGAGATGCAGATGTACACCTGGGAGCAGACCAACGCGACCACCACCGAGACCCTGGTGAACGCGGCCAAGCGACTGGTCGACGAACTGCCCGAGGGCACGCCGCCCGACAAGGTGCTCGAGCACTGGCTGAGCTCGGCCCGCCGCGACGATGAGGCCCGCGGCGTGATCTGGCCGACCATCCCCGCCGACATCCTCGGGCAGGCGGGTACGGCCTGGCAGATCTTCCCGAACCTGCAGGTCGGCCAGGGGCTGACCACCGCGTTGTGCTACAGCGCCCGACCGCACCCGAGCTACGACCCGGACAAGTGCATCTTCGAGGTGGCCACCCTGGAGCTGTTCCCGAAAGGCCAAGAGCCGCAGACGGAGTGGGAGTACACCCCGAAGGAGTCGCCGAACTGGCTGTCGGTTCTGCCGCAGGACTTCTCCAACATGGCCGCGGTGCAGCAGGGGATGAAGTCGGCCGGGTTCCCGGGCACGAAGCCCAACCCGTATCGCGAGCGCAGCACCGTCAACCTGCACTACCAACTGTCCAAGTACATGGGAACGGGCGAACCCCGCGAGCTTTGA
- a CDS encoding SMP-30/gluconolactonase/LRE family protein: MDARYAAPNPTAAPGWQLRRVTEPSRLFGANGLRTGPDGRVYVAQVTGSQISALDLGAGRLETVSPKGGDIIAPDDVAFGADGTLYATEVMDGRVSARDTAGRSRVVRDDLPCANGITVHQGRLFVGECRDGGRLMELPLDGSAPRVLLENLPSPNAMEVGPDGWLYYPLMTANEIWRVSLDPDKPYEAQRVATGLGVPDAVKFDAQGFIVSTQVASGQVLRIDARTGEKSVLAQLTPGLDNLTFVGDRILVSNFTGEITEILPGGRTQTVLAGGLNWPLDLTVADGRLYVADGTYFYAVGADGSLQTVGMLFSPGYPGFLRGVTAVGSDEFVVTTSGGQVGRYRPAAGETDYLATDFDQLYGVAVDADAIFFAELGTGRVHSLRGGSVETLATGLDAPVGVAIGPDGAPLVAESGAGRVVRLGSGAETVVDGLAQPQGLTVLGERLYIVDAGAKNVVEFDLNTRQRTEIASGLPVGAPPGVQPKPLKGMPPFSGPQGPFAGITAGDDGTLYISADGDGSVLAVRRT; this comes from the coding sequence ATGGACGCCCGCTACGCTGCACCGAACCCGACCGCCGCACCGGGCTGGCAGCTGAGGCGGGTGACCGAGCCCAGCCGGTTGTTCGGCGCCAACGGGCTTCGGACCGGCCCGGATGGACGCGTCTACGTCGCCCAGGTGACCGGCAGCCAGATCAGCGCCCTGGACCTTGGGGCGGGGAGGCTCGAGACGGTGAGCCCCAAGGGCGGGGACATCATCGCCCCCGACGACGTCGCCTTCGGCGCCGACGGCACGTTGTATGCCACCGAGGTGATGGACGGCCGGGTCAGCGCCCGCGACACCGCCGGTCGCAGCCGGGTGGTGCGCGACGACCTGCCCTGCGCCAACGGCATCACCGTGCACCAGGGCCGGCTGTTCGTCGGCGAGTGCCGTGACGGCGGCCGGCTGATGGAATTGCCGCTCGACGGCAGCGCACCCCGGGTCCTGCTGGAGAACCTGCCGTCACCGAACGCGATGGAGGTGGGCCCGGACGGATGGCTCTACTACCCGTTGATGACGGCCAACGAGATCTGGCGGGTGAGCCTCGACCCGGACAAGCCCTACGAGGCACAGCGCGTCGCCACCGGCCTCGGCGTCCCGGACGCGGTGAAGTTCGATGCGCAAGGCTTCATCGTCTCCACCCAGGTGGCCAGCGGTCAGGTGCTGCGCATCGACGCGCGAACCGGCGAGAAATCCGTTCTGGCGCAACTGACCCCGGGTCTGGACAACCTGACTTTCGTCGGCGACCGAATCCTCGTCTCCAACTTCACCGGTGAGATCACCGAGATCCTGCCCGGTGGCCGGACCCAGACGGTGCTGGCCGGTGGCTTGAACTGGCCGCTGGACCTGACCGTGGCCGACGGACGGCTCTACGTCGCCGACGGCACCTACTTCTACGCCGTCGGCGCCGACGGGTCGCTGCAGACGGTGGGCATGCTGTTCTCCCCCGGCTACCCGGGCTTCCTCCGGGGCGTCACCGCCGTCGGGTCCGACGAATTCGTCGTCACCACCTCGGGCGGCCAGGTGGGCCGCTACCGGCCGGCCGCCGGCGAAACCGACTACCTGGCGACCGATTTCGACCAACTGTACGGTGTCGCCGTCGACGCGGACGCGATCTTCTTCGCCGAGCTCGGCACCGGCCGGGTGCACAGCCTGCGCGGTGGTTCCGTCGAGACTCTGGCCACCGGACTCGATGCCCCGGTCGGCGTGGCCATCGGCCCGGACGGTGCGCCGCTGGTCGCCGAATCCGGAGCCGGCCGCGTCGTGCGCCTCGGCTCCGGCGCCGAGACGGTGGTCGACGGCCTGGCGCAACCGCAAGGCCTCACGGTGCTCGGCGAGCGTCTCTACATCGTCGACGCCGGCGCCAAGAACGTCGTCGAGTTCGACCTGAACACCAGGCAGCGCACGGAGATCGCCTCCGGTCTCCCGGTCGGGGCGCCGCCGGGGGTACAACCCAAGCCGCTGAAGGGAATGCCGCCGTTCTCCGGCCCGCAGGGCCCGTTCGCGGGTATCACCGCGGGCGACGACGGCACCCTGTATATCTCGGCAGACGGTGACGGCAGCGTGCTGGCGGTCCGCCGCACATGA